Proteins encoded in a region of the Agromyces protaetiae genome:
- the manA gene encoding mannose-6-phosphate isomerase, class I codes for MFVGIHNTPRDYAWGSSEHIAAFLGTRPSGGPEAELWLGAHAGSPAKIDDPAATGGARDLAEWIEADPETALGADLAAQGARLPFLLKLLAAGGPLSLQAHPTPAQARAGFAREEAEGVPVDAYDRNYKDTFHKPELIVALSDTFDALSGFRPVAEVRDVLATLRAADAADVQPDPGALDLLETHLAGEGGIEQTVEWLLRDGRGGDTGEASWVVERVVRLSASEIAASSGFARSFATVAALAEAYPGDPGIVISLLLNRVRLTRGEALYLRAGNIHAYLDGLGIELMASSDNVLRGGLTPKHIDVGELLDVLDVTPMPPPRLEPEVAADGVRTFRPDVPDFVLHRAEPGADASRVTLTGPAIVLAERDEVRVSGVTGETVLARGAAVYVTPEEATLEITGPGIAWVATTGVASEASAA; via the coding sequence ATGTTTGTCGGCATCCACAACACTCCACGCGATTACGCGTGGGGTTCGTCAGAGCACATCGCGGCCTTCCTGGGCACCCGGCCATCTGGTGGACCCGAGGCCGAGCTGTGGCTCGGCGCGCACGCCGGATCGCCCGCGAAGATCGACGACCCGGCTGCGACCGGTGGCGCGCGGGACCTCGCCGAGTGGATCGAGGCTGACCCCGAAACCGCGCTGGGCGCTGACCTCGCGGCGCAGGGCGCGCGGCTCCCGTTCCTCCTCAAGCTGCTCGCCGCGGGCGGCCCGCTGTCGCTGCAGGCGCACCCGACGCCCGCGCAGGCCCGGGCCGGGTTCGCGCGTGAGGAGGCCGAGGGGGTTCCCGTCGACGCGTACGACCGGAACTACAAGGACACGTTCCACAAGCCCGAGCTCATCGTGGCGCTGAGCGACACGTTCGACGCCCTCTCGGGATTCCGTCCGGTGGCGGAGGTGCGCGACGTGCTCGCCACGCTCCGCGCCGCCGATGCGGCCGACGTGCAGCCCGACCCGGGCGCGCTCGATCTGCTGGAGACGCACCTCGCGGGCGAGGGCGGGATCGAGCAGACCGTCGAGTGGCTGCTCCGGGACGGCCGCGGCGGCGACACCGGCGAGGCGTCGTGGGTCGTCGAGCGCGTCGTCCGGCTCTCGGCCAGCGAGATCGCCGCGTCGTCCGGTTTCGCCCGTTCGTTCGCCACGGTGGCCGCGCTCGCCGAGGCGTATCCCGGCGATCCCGGCATCGTGATCTCGCTCCTGCTGAACCGGGTGCGGCTCACTCGCGGGGAGGCGCTGTACCTGCGCGCCGGCAACATCCACGCCTACCTCGACGGACTCGGCATCGAGCTGATGGCCTCGAGCGACAATGTGCTTCGCGGCGGGCTCACCCCCAAGCACATCGACGTCGGCGAGCTGCTCGACGTACTCGATGTGACGCCCATGCCGCCGCCGCGGCTCGAGCCCGAGGTCGCGGCCGACGGCGTGCGCACCTTCCGGCCCGACGTTCCCGACTTCGTGCTGCACCGGGCAGAACCGGGGGCGGATGCCTCGCGCGTCACGCTCACCGGACCGGCCATCGTGCTCGCCGAGCGCGACGAGGTGCGGGTGTCGGGCGTGACCGGCGAGACCGTGCTGGCGCGCGGTGCCGCGGTCTACGTCACGCCCGAGGAGGCGACGCTCGAGATCACCGGCCCCGGGATCGCGTGGGTGGCGACGACCGGCGTCGCGTCCGAGGCATCCGCCGCCTGA
- a CDS encoding acyl-CoA dehydrogenase family protein has translation MSFEPLAADFYSYADVLTDREREALARLRTWLETEVTPVIGGYWERAEFPMRLIAPLAEQGVLSYAWEETRPFENSAVFRGFVALELARVDASVGTFVGVQNGLATGSIAVAGSDEQRAEWIPKLASGEVLGAFGLTEPDSGSDSARGLRTTARRDGDEWVLNGAKRWIGNATFSDITIIWAKDEADGQVKGFIVPTSTPGYAATKIEGKISLRPVQNADIVLTDVRVPEGLRLQRANSFRDTAAVLRATRAEVAWSAVGTAIGAYEAALAYTKARVQFGKPIAAHQLIQDHLVKCLGNITASLGMVVRVSELQDRGLQRDEHSALAKAYATARMRETVAWAREACGGNGIVLEHRVARYFADAEALYSYEGTREMNTLIVGRAITGEAAFV, from the coding sequence ATGTCCTTCGAACCGCTCGCCGCCGACTTCTACTCGTACGCCGACGTGCTCACCGATCGCGAGCGCGAGGCGCTCGCCCGGCTCCGCACGTGGCTCGAGACCGAGGTGACCCCGGTCATCGGCGGGTACTGGGAGCGCGCCGAGTTCCCGATGCGGCTGATCGCCCCGCTCGCCGAGCAGGGCGTCCTCTCCTACGCGTGGGAGGAGACCCGTCCGTTCGAGAACTCGGCGGTCTTCCGCGGCTTCGTCGCACTCGAACTCGCCCGGGTGGATGCCTCGGTCGGCACGTTCGTCGGCGTCCAGAACGGGCTCGCGACCGGGTCGATCGCGGTCGCCGGATCGGACGAGCAGCGTGCCGAATGGATCCCGAAGCTCGCCTCGGGCGAGGTGCTCGGCGCCTTCGGCCTCACCGAGCCCGACTCCGGATCGGATTCGGCCCGCGGCCTGCGCACGACCGCACGACGTGACGGCGACGAGTGGGTGCTGAACGGTGCGAAGCGGTGGATCGGCAATGCGACGTTCTCGGACATCACGATCATCTGGGCGAAGGACGAGGCCGACGGCCAGGTCAAGGGGTTCATCGTGCCGACGAGCACCCCGGGGTACGCCGCGACGAAGATCGAGGGCAAGATCAGCCTGCGTCCCGTGCAGAACGCCGACATCGTGCTCACCGACGTGCGCGTCCCCGAGGGACTCCGCTTGCAGCGTGCGAACTCCTTCCGCGACACGGCCGCCGTGCTGCGCGCCACGCGCGCCGAGGTGGCCTGGTCGGCCGTCGGCACCGCGATCGGCGCGTACGAGGCCGCGCTCGCCTACACCAAGGCTCGCGTGCAGTTCGGCAAGCCCATCGCCGCGCACCAGCTGATCCAGGACCACCTGGTGAAGTGCCTCGGCAACATCACCGCATCGCTCGGCATGGTCGTACGGGTCTCCGAGCTGCAGGATCGCGGCCTGCAGCGCGACGAGCACTCCGCCCTCGCCAAGGCGTATGCCACCGCGCGCATGCGCGAGACCGTCGCGTGGGCCCGCGAGGCCTGCGGCGGCAACGGCATCGTGCTCGAGCACCGCGTCGCCCGGTACTTCGCCGACGCCGAGGCGCTGTACTCCTATGAGGGCACGCGGG
- a CDS encoding GlxA family transcriptional regulator: MLHTIACLALPQMAPFEFGVICEVFGIDRSEQGGPTFDFHVITADPGPVRTKLGFDLMITEGLDAAAHADLIAVPASLIDEAPDERVLDVIRDAVARGAWVLSVCSGAFTLGRAGVLDGRRATTHWMYTDRMAEMFPDTEVDPDVLFVQDGKVVTGAGTAAGIDAALHVVRTELGQSAANIIARRMVVPPQRDGGQSQFIQTPVVEARSDSFAQITEWMIEHLDEELTVDRLARKALMSPRTFARKFRAETGTTPNAWLNRQRLLRAQQLLEETDLTLEEIARETGFGAAAVMRHHFLKVLQTTPTAYRRLFGTPGDATAAAARSVAAVG, from the coding sequence ATGCTGCACACCATCGCCTGCCTCGCCCTGCCCCAGATGGCCCCGTTCGAGTTCGGCGTGATCTGCGAGGTGTTCGGCATCGACCGCAGCGAGCAGGGCGGCCCGACGTTCGACTTCCACGTCATCACCGCCGACCCCGGCCCGGTCCGCACGAAGCTCGGGTTCGACCTGATGATCACCGAGGGCCTCGACGCCGCGGCCCACGCCGACCTCATCGCGGTGCCCGCGTCGCTCATCGACGAGGCACCCGACGAGCGCGTGCTCGATGTGATCCGCGATGCCGTGGCGCGTGGCGCCTGGGTGCTCAGCGTCTGCTCCGGGGCGTTCACCCTGGGCCGGGCCGGCGTGCTCGACGGGCGCAGGGCGACGACGCACTGGATGTACACCGATCGCATGGCCGAGATGTTCCCGGACACCGAAGTCGACCCCGACGTCTTGTTCGTGCAGGACGGCAAGGTCGTCACCGGCGCGGGCACCGCGGCCGGCATCGATGCCGCACTGCACGTCGTTCGCACGGAGCTGGGGCAGTCCGCCGCGAACATCATCGCGCGCCGCATGGTCGTCCCGCCGCAGCGCGACGGCGGGCAGTCGCAGTTCATCCAGACCCCCGTCGTCGAAGCGCGCAGCGACTCCTTCGCGCAGATCACGGAGTGGATGATCGAGCACCTCGACGAGGAGCTGACCGTCGACCGACTGGCCAGGAAGGCGCTCATGTCACCGCGGACCTTCGCGAGGAAGTTCCGTGCCGAGACCGGCACGACCCCGAACGCCTGGCTCAACCGTCAGCGACTGCTCCGCGCGCAGCAGCTCCTGGAGGAGACCGACCTCACGCTCGAGGAGATCGCGCGGGAGACCGGGTTCGGTGCGGCAGCGGTCATGCGGCATCACTTCCTGAAGGTGCTGCAGACCACGCCCACCGCGTACCGCCGCCTCTTCGGCACACCCGGTGACGCGACCGCGGCCGCGGCCCGGTCGGTCGCCGCGGTCGGCTGA
- the galE gene encoding UDP-glucose 4-epimerase GalE, with protein MSWLVTGGAGYIGAHVVRAFEAKGIDTVVIDDLSSGRRGFVPAGTTFVHGSLLDGRLVQETLARYNVQGVVHLAGFKYAGVSVGRPLHTYQQNVTATATLLAAMESAGVPRLVFSSSAAVYGTPDVDLVTEDTPKHPESPYGESKLVGEWLIADQGIASGLAHTSLRYFNVVGSGTEDVYDVSPHNLFPLVFDALLDGRTPRINGADYPTPDGTCVRDYIHVSDLAAAHVVAAERLMAEARLAPVYNLGSGEGVSVGEIMRTIAEVTGIAFTPEIAPRRAGDPARIVASGDRAARDLDWRMRHSIADMVESAWRARRAADAADPV; from the coding sequence ATGAGCTGGCTGGTCACCGGGGGAGCGGGCTACATCGGGGCCCACGTCGTCCGCGCATTCGAGGCCAAGGGCATTGACACCGTCGTCATCGACGACCTGTCGTCGGGCCGTCGTGGATTCGTCCCGGCCGGAACGACCTTCGTGCACGGCTCGCTCCTTGACGGCAGGCTCGTGCAGGAGACGCTCGCCCGCTACAACGTGCAGGGCGTCGTGCATCTCGCCGGATTCAAGTACGCAGGGGTCTCCGTCGGCCGCCCGCTGCACACCTACCAGCAGAACGTGACCGCGACCGCGACCCTGCTCGCGGCGATGGAGAGCGCGGGCGTGCCGCGCCTCGTCTTCTCCTCGAGCGCGGCCGTCTACGGGACGCCCGACGTCGATCTCGTGACCGAGGACACCCCGAAGCATCCGGAGTCGCCCTACGGCGAGTCCAAGCTGGTCGGGGAGTGGCTGATCGCCGACCAGGGCATCGCGAGCGGCCTCGCGCACACGTCGCTGCGCTACTTCAACGTGGTCGGTTCGGGTACCGAGGACGTGTACGACGTCAGTCCGCACAATCTCTTCCCGCTCGTGTTCGACGCCCTGCTCGACGGGCGGACCCCGCGGATCAACGGCGCGGACTACCCGACGCCCGACGGCACCTGCGTCCGCGACTACATCCACGTCTCGGACCTCGCCGCCGCGCACGTCGTCGCTGCCGAGCGGCTGATGGCCGAGGCCAGGCTCGCGCCCGTCTACAACCTCGGATCGGGCGAGGGGGTCTCGGTCGGTGAGATCATGCGGACGATCGCCGAGGTCACCGGCATCGCCTTCACGCCCGAGATCGCGCCGCGGCGGGCGGGCGACCCGGCCCGCATCGTCGCATCGGGCGACCGCGCTGCGCGTGACCTCGACTGGCGGATGCGGCATTCGATCGCCGACATGGTCGAGAGTGCGTGGCGTGCACGACGCGCTGCCGACGCAGCCGATCCGGTGTAA